CACCCTGGCCAACTACGAGGAGCTCAAGGACATCATCGCCATGCTGGGCCTGGAGGAGCTCTCCCAGGAAGACCGGCGGGTGGTGCGCCGGGCGCGCCGTTTGGAGCGCTTCCTCACCCAGCCCTTCGCGGTCACCGGCCAGTTCACCGGCAAGGAGGGCAAGCGGGTCGGCCTGGAGCAGGCCCTGGAGGGCTGCCGCCGCATCCTGGAGGGCGAGTTCGACGACCACCCCGAGCGCGCCCTGTACATGATCGGCTCCATCGACGAGGCCCGCCAATGAAGCTCAAGGTGCTCCTGCCGGATCAGGTGCTGGTGGACGAGGAGGCGGCCAAGGTGGTGGCCGAGGCCGAGAATGGCTCCTTTTGCCTCTTGCCCCGCCACGTGGATTTCGTGGCCGCCCTGGCCCCGGGCATCCTCAGCTTCGTGGACCAGAACAGCCGCGAGGTGTTCCTGGCCCTGGACGAGGGGGTATTGGTCAAGCAGGGGGCCGAGGTCCTGGTCTCCACCCGGCGCGGTGTGCGCGGCGAGCAGCTGGGCGTGCTGCGTGATTTGGTGGAGAGCCAGTTCCGTGAGCTGGACCAACAGGAGGTCAAGGCGCGCACGGCCATGGCCAAGATCGAGGCCGGCTTCGTGCGCCGCTTCCTGGAATTGCAGGAGATGAACTGATGCCCGCGCCTCCGCCCAAGAAGGGGCCGAGCTTCGACCGCGAGGTGGGCCTCAAGGAAAAGCGCAAGATCAAGGCGCGGGCCGAGAACCGCTCGGTGTGGTTCGGCCTGGGCATGTTCGGGATGGTGGGCTGGTCGGTGGCCATCCCCACCGTGGCCGCCATCGCCCTGGGGGTGTGGCTGGACAAGAGCTATCCCGGCCCGCCCTCCTGGACCCTGACCCTTTTGGTGGTCGGGGTGGCGCTGGGCTGCCTCAACGCCTGGTTCTGGATCAAGCGGGAAAGCAAAGAGGACTGAGATGTTTTTACAAGGCTTGCAACCCATAACCCTGGCCCTGGCTTTTGTGGCCGGGCTGGCGGTGGGCTGGTTCTTCTTCTACGGCCTGTGGTGGACGGTGCGCCGCCTGCCCGCCTCCCGGCATCCCGCCCTGCTCACCCTGGGCAGCCTGGGGCTGCGCATGGGGGTGAGCCTGGCGGTGCTCTACGGGGTCATGGCCGGGGACTGGCGCCGCCTTGCCGTGGCCGTGGCGGGCGTCGTGGCCATGCGCCTGATCCTGGTGCGCCGACTGCGCCCGGCCGGGGAGAGCGCCTGATGGAATCGTTGGACCTGATGGGCATCAAGGACATCAGCCCCGACGTGTTGGTGTTCTGGTCCTGGCACTGGGCCAAACTCAACGCCACCATCGTCTACACCTGGATCACCATGTTCCTGCTGACCCTGGGCTCCTGGCTGGCCACCCGCAACCTGCAAGCCAGGCGCGAGCTCTCCCGCTGGCAGAACTTCCTGGAGGTGATCGTCACTGCGATGCGGGACCAGATTCGGGAGATCGCCCAGCGCGACGCCACCCCCTTTCTGCCCTTCGTGGGCACCTTGTTTTTGTTCATCGCCCTTAGCAACCTTCTGGCCATCATTCCCGGCTGGGTGCCGCCCACCGCCTCGCTCTCCACCACTGCGGCCCTGGCCCTGGTGGTCTTGATCGGGGTGCCCATCTACGGCATCCAGAGTCGAGGCTTTGCCAGCTACCTCAAGCAGTATGTGCAGCCCTCGCCCATCATGCTGCCCATGAACATCCTGGGCGAGCTGAGCCGCACCCTGGCCCTGGCGGTCAGGCTCTTCGGCAACATCATGAGCGGCACCAAGATCGCGGCCATCCTCCTGGCCATCACCCCCATACTTTTCCCGGTGGTCATGCAGGCCCTTGGCCTTCTCACCGGCATGATCCAGGCCTATATCTTCGCGGTGCTGGCCATGGTCTACATCGCTTCGGCCGCCCGTATCCAGGACCAGCGCGAACAAAAGGCCCGCGAAGCGGCCTTGGCGAAAGGAGACGACCATGGATAACTTGGGCCTCATCGGCATGATCTCGGTGGCCACGGCGGGCATCACCATCGGCTTGGGCGCCATCGGCCCGGCCCTGGGCGAGGGGCGCGCCGTGGCCCAGGCCCTGGCGGCCATGGCCCAGCAGCCCGACGAATCCAACACCATCACCCGCACCCTGTTCGTGGGCCTGGCCATGATCGAGTCCACGGCCATCTACTGCTTCGTGGTCTCCATGATCCTCCTGTTCGCCAACCCCTTCTGGGACTACGTGGTTTCCAAGGCGGGGAGCTAGCCCAGTGCTACTTGATTGGTTCACCGTGGCGGCCCAGGTCGTCAACTTCCTTATCCTGGTGTGGTTGTTGAAGCACTTCCTCTACGACCGCATCATCAAGGCCATCGACCAGCGGGAGGCGGCCATCGCCGAGCGTTTCGCCCAGGCCGAAACCCGCGAGGAAAAAGCCGCCCAAGAGGAAAAGGAGCTGGCCCGGCGCCGCCTGGAGCTGGAGGAGGAAAGCGGAGCCATGCTCGCCGAGGCCAAGGAGCAGGCCGAAACGCGCCGCCGCGAGCTGGTGAGCCAGGCCAAGCAGGAGGTGGAGGGCCAGCGCAACAACTGGCGCGAAGCCCTGGCCCGCGACCGGCAGGCCCTGGCCGGAGACCTGGCCCGCCTGGCGGCCCAGGGCGCGGCGGGCATGGCCCGGAGGGCCCTGACCGATCTGGCCGGGGCCGAGGT
This region of Desulfarculaceae bacterium genomic DNA includes:
- a CDS encoding F0F1 ATP synthase subunit C, encoding MDNLGLIGMISVATAGITIGLGAIGPALGEGRAVAQALAAMAQQPDESNTITRTLFVGLAMIESTAIYCFVVSMILLFANPFWDYVVSKAGS
- a CDS encoding F0F1 ATP synthase subunit A, with product MGIKDISPDVLVFWSWHWAKLNATIVYTWITMFLLTLGSWLATRNLQARRELSRWQNFLEVIVTAMRDQIREIAQRDATPFLPFVGTLFLFIALSNLLAIIPGWVPPTASLSTTAALALVVLIGVPIYGIQSRGFASYLKQYVQPSPIMLPMNILGELSRTLALAVRLFGNIMSGTKIAAILLAITPILFPVVMQALGLLTGMIQAYIFAVLAMVYIASAARIQDQREQKAREAALAKGDDHG
- a CDS encoding AtpZ/AtpI family protein; this translates as MPAPPPKKGPSFDREVGLKEKRKIKARAENRSVWFGLGMFGMVGWSVAIPTVAAIALGVWLDKSYPGPPSWTLTLLVVGVALGCLNAWFWIKRESKED
- a CDS encoding F0F1 ATP synthase subunit epsilon, translated to MKLKVLLPDQVLVDEEAAKVVAEAENGSFCLLPRHVDFVAALAPGILSFVDQNSREVFLALDEGVLVKQGAEVLVSTRRGVRGEQLGVLRDLVESQFRELDQQEVKARTAMAKIEAGFVRRFLELQEMN
- a CDS encoding F0F1 ATP synthase subunit delta, whose translation is MLLDWFTVAAQVVNFLILVWLLKHFLYDRIIKAIDQREAAIAERFAQAETREEKAAQEEKELARRRLELEEESGAMLAEAKEQAETRRRELVSQAKQEVEGQRNNWREALARDRQALAGDLARLAAQGAAGMARRALTDLAGAEVDRLSLEVFLAKLKALEGQERGELAETLGEAGSLKVRAAFELDDEQRGRIAQALAGLMGREPELEFSQDPELILGLEIRLPGRKLAWSLDEYLSEMEQSLVERLAQALNSGAQREAEAAPAQEEASDA